The following nucleotide sequence is from Synechococcus sp. CBW1004.
CCCGTTGGAGTGAACCGATGAGCGCCTTCTCCCAGGCCCTGTGGGTGCTGCTGCTCGGCAGCCTCCTGGGCCTCGAACTGATCGGCAAGGTGCCCCCCACCCTGCACACCCCCCTGATGTCCGGCGCCAACGCGATCAGCGGCATCACGGTGCTGGCGTCGCTGACGCTGCTGCAGAAGGCCGAAGGCAACGTCGTCCTGCAGGCGATCGCCGCCCTGTCGCTGGGCTTCGCCCTTTACAACGTCGTCGGAGGCTTCCTGGTCACCGACCGCATGCTCGCCATGTTCCGCCGCAAGGGAGACCGCTGATGACGTTCCTGACTCCCAACCTGCCCAGTCTGCTGGGACTGTCGCTGCCGATGAACCTCTCGATCGACTGGCTGAGCGGCGCCATCGACCTGGTGGCGGTGCTGCTGCTGGCCCTCGGCATCAAGGGCCTGAGCAAGGTGCGCTCCGCCCGTGGCGCCAATCAGCTGGCCGCTGCGGCGATGGCTCTGGCGGTCTTCGGTCTGCTGATCGACCTGAACCCCTCTGCGAGCACCTGGCTGT
It contains:
- a CDS encoding NAD(P) transhydrogenase subunit alpha, producing MSAFSQALWVLLLGSLLGLELIGKVPPTLHTPLMSGANAISGITVLASLTLLQKAEGNVVLQAIAALSLGFALYNVVGGFLVTDRMLAMFRRKGDR